A single window of Oreochromis aureus strain Israel breed Guangdong linkage group 7, ZZ_aureus, whole genome shotgun sequence DNA harbors:
- the lonp2 gene encoding lon protease homolog 2, peroxisomal — protein sequence MVSSGAIQIPSRLPLLLTHEGVLLPGSTVRFSVDSPRNMHLVRERLLKGTSLKSTIIGVIPNTRDPEHDTDDLPTLHKIGTAGIAVQVVGSNWPKPHYTLLITGLCRFSVSSLLKERPFVLAEVKQLDQLERYTAPQRDATATDDGELGELSEKFYQAAVQLLGMLDMSVPVVAKFRRLLDSLPRETLPDVVASMIRTSNKEKLQVLDALSLEERFKKALPMLTRQIEGLKLLQKTRKMSPDNEKRVLVRKGTVFPGRQFNLDEEDEDDDGDDTAALERKVHGANMPEAALKICLKELKRLKKMPQSMPEYALTRNYLDLMVELPWSKSTKDCLDIRAARTLLDNDHYAMDKLKRRVLEYLAVRQLKTSLKGPILCFVGPPGVGKTSVGRSIARTLGREFHRIALGGVCDQSDIRGHRRTYVGSMPGRIINGLKTVGVNNPVFLLDEVDKLGKSLQGDPAAALLEVLDPEQNHSFTDHYLNVAFDLSQVLFIATANTTATIPPALLDRMEVLEVPGYTQEEKVEIAHRHLIPNQLEQHGLTPQQLHIPQSTTPDIISRYTREAGVRSLERKIGAICRAVAVKVAEGHTLTKTETLTPENSKQPGDKAAPPELPIVIDHIALKDILGPPVFEMEVSERLTLPGVALGLAWTPLGGEIMFVEASRMEGEGQLTLTGQLGDVMKESAHLAISWLRANAKTYQLTNMVGGSDPLEGTDIHLHFPAGAVTKDGPSAGVTIVTCLASLFSGRLVRSDVAMTGEITLRGLVLPVGGIKDKVLAAHRAGVKRVILPKRNEKDLEELPANVRANLDFITATNLGEVLNASFDGGFPGVSGTRAHPQLTSKL from the exons ATGGTCTCCAGTGGCGCAATTCAGATACCGAGCCGTCTCCCGTTGCTGCTGACCCACGAAGGAGTTCTTCTCCCGGGCTCCACGGTCAGGTTCAGCGTGGATTCCCCACGGAACATGCACCTTGTCCGAGAGCGGCTGCTGAAGGGGACTTCGCTGAAAAGCACCATCATAGGGGTGATTCCTAACACCAGAGACCCGGAGCACGACACCGACGACCTCCCCACGTTGCACAA aaTTGGTACAGCAGGGATAGCAGTGCAGGTAGTGGGCAGTAACTGGCCCAAACCTCACTACACCCTCCTCATCACTGGACTGTGCCGATTCAGTGTATCGAGTCTGTTAAAGGAGCGACCCTTTGTCCTGGCAGAG gtGAAGCAGTTAGATCAGTTGGAGCGGTATACGGCCCCACAAAGAGATGCCACCGCAACAGATGATGGAGAGCTGGGGGAGCTGTCCGAGAAGTTCTACCAGGCTgctgtgcag ttgttaGGTATGTTAGACATGTCTGTTCCAGTCGTGGCCAAGTTCAGGCGCCTCTTGGACAGTCTGCCGAGGGAAACTCTTCCTGACGTCGTTGCCTCGATGATCCGCACCTCAAACAAGGAGAAACTCCAG GTCCTGGATGCACTGAGTTTGGAGGAGCGCTTTAAGAAGGCCCTGCCCATGCTGACCAGACAGATAGAGGGACTTAAACTGCTGCAGAAAACCAGGAAGATGAGTCCTGATAATGAGAAGAGG GTGTTGGTGCGTAAAGGGACAGTGTTCCCAGGTCGACAGTTCAATCTggatgaggaggatgaagatgatgatggtgatgacaCAGCAGCCTTGGAGAGGAAGGTCCATGGGGCGAACATGCCTGAAGCTGCCCTCAAAATTTGCCTGAAAGAACTCAAAAG ATTGAAGAAGATGCCACAGTCAATGCCTGAGTATGCCCTGACCAGAAACTACTTGGACCTGATGGTGGAGTTGCCATGGAGCAAAAGCACCAAAG ACTGCTTGGACATCCGAGCTGCACGAACCCTATTGGACAACGATCACTACGCCATGGACAAGCTGAAGAGACGCGTCCTGGAGTACttagctgtcagacagctgAAGACCTCACTCAAG GGCCCCATCTTATGTTTCGTGGGCCCTCCTGGAGTCGGTAAGACGAGTGTAGGACGCTCGATTGCCCGAACTCTGGGCAGAGAGTTTCACCGAATTGCTTTGGGCGGCGTCTGTGACCAGTCTGACATCCGAGGACACAG GCGTACATATGTAGGGAGCATGCCCGGCCGCATTATCAATGGTTTGAAGACAGTGGGCGTCAATAATCCCGTCTTCCTTCTGGATGAGGTGGACAAGCTGGGGAAGAGCCTGCAAGGGGACCCTGCAGCTGCTCTGCTGGAG GTCCTGGACCCAGAGCAGAACCACAGCTTCACAGACCATTACCTGAATGTGGCCTTTGACCTCTCACAAGTGCTCTTCATCGCTACAGCAAATACTACAGCGACCATTCCCCCAGCCCTGCTTGACAGGATGGAGGTGCTGGAGGTACCAG GCTACACCCAGGAGGAGAAGGTGGAGATTGCTCACCGCCACCTGATTCCAAACCAACTGGAGCAGCATGGGTTAACCCCTCAACAGCTGCATATACCTCAGAGCACCACACCGGACATAATCAGCAG ATACACCCGAGAAGCAGGTGTGCGCTCACTAGAAAGGAAGATCGGGGCGATCTGCCGAGCTGTAGCTGTCAAGGTTGCCGAGGGTCACACACTCACCAAGACAGAGACTTTGACCCCTGAAAACTCAAAACAGCCTGGAG aCAAGGCAGCACCTCCAGAGTTGCCCATAGTGATTGATCATATTGCACTGAAAGACATCCTGGGGCCTCCAGTGTTCGAAATGGAG GTCTCTGAGCGGCTCACCCTGCCTGGTGTAGCTCTTGGCCTGGCCTGGACACCGCTTGGTGGGGAGATCATGTTTGTGGAGGCCAGTCGGATGGAGGGAGAAGGTCAGCTCACTCTTACGGGTCAGCTGGGAGACGTTATGAAAGAATCAGCCCACTTGGCCATCAGCTGGCTCAGAGCGAATGCTAAAACCTACCAGCTCACAAACA TGGTGGGGGGTTCAGATCCATTAGAGGGGACAGACATCCACCTCCATTTCCCTGCTGGAGCCGTCACCAAAGATGGCCCCTCTGCTGGCGTTACAATCGTCACCTGCCTAGCTTCACTGTTTAGCGGCCGACTGGTCAGATCAGACGTCGCCATGACTGGAGAGATCACGTTAAGAGGGCTTGTGCTGCCA GTGGGCGGGATTAAGGACAAGGTGCTGGCTGCACACAGGGCAGGAGTGAAGCGCGTCATCCTCCCGAAACGCAACGAGAAAGACCTGGAGGAGCTTCCAGCAAACGTCAGAGCCAACCTAGACTTTATCACAGCCACAAACCTGGGCGAGGTGCTGAACGCCTCTTTCGATGGAGGGTTTCCGGGAGTAAGCGGCACACGTGCACACCCTCAGCTCACCAGCAAACTGTAA